The following proteins are co-located in the Acidicapsa acidisoli genome:
- a CDS encoding Fic/DOC family protein — MSDWDSYLNLGTETLRNKLGISDSKLLDQTERRLVEARIDEGCPTGNFDLEHLQAIHRHLFQDVYEWAGELRSVSMYKPDSSFMPPDRIETGMHFVHEQLVKADFLRNMNVWEFSDRAAQIIGDINHAHPFREGNGRTQLEFLEQLGARAGHNIDTTRIERAAWIEASIEANRGNYGAMNDQIRAAIVPTLEKTQIAETQAWEADTVERQEAARSVEHPAPTREWEVAREAELNRQEIERRNQSEAQQKALADILEGDRRKGKAESEIEERRRKVEKAHRELQERLTHEQQQRLERLELLYRGPPSERER; from the coding sequence ATGAGCGACTGGGATTCTTACCTTAACCTCGGCACAGAAACACTGCGCAATAAGCTTGGTATTTCGGACAGCAAATTGCTCGATCAAACCGAGCGGCGTCTCGTCGAGGCCCGAATCGATGAAGGATGCCCTACAGGCAATTTCGATTTAGAACATCTTCAGGCCATCCATCGTCACCTGTTTCAGGATGTGTATGAGTGGGCGGGGGAATTGCGATCCGTTTCTATGTACAAACCTGATTCCAGCTTCATGCCTCCTGATCGCATCGAAACGGGCATGCACTTCGTTCATGAGCAGCTAGTGAAGGCAGATTTTCTCCGCAACATGAATGTTTGGGAATTCTCAGACAGGGCCGCCCAGATTATCGGCGACATCAACCACGCTCACCCGTTTCGCGAAGGGAATGGCCGGACACAGCTTGAATTTCTAGAGCAGCTCGGTGCACGAGCCGGTCACAACATCGACACAACAAGGATCGAACGCGCGGCCTGGATTGAAGCCTCAATCGAGGCGAATCGGGGTAATTATGGCGCGATGAACGACCAAATCCGCGCAGCGATCGTTCCGACTTTGGAGAAAACACAGATTGCGGAAACGCAGGCATGGGAAGCCGATACGGTCGAACGGCAGGAAGCGGCGCGAAGCGTGGAGCATCCTGCTCCAACTCGGGAATGGGAAGTGGCGAGAGAGGCGGAACTAAACCGTCAGGAGATCGAACGCCGGAATCAGTCGGAAGCGCAGCAGAAAGCGCTCGCCGACATTCTCGAAGGGGATCGACGGAAGGGAAAGGCGGAGTCGGAGATAGAGGAACGCCGCCGGAAGGTCGAAAAGGCGCATCGGGAACTGCAAGAGAGGCTGACGCACGAGCAGCAACAGAGGCTTGAGCGGCTTGAATTGCTTTATAGAGGCCCGCCCTCGGAACGCGAACGATAG
- a CDS encoding MobC family plasmid mobilization relaxosome protein, whose translation MAGSDKRRRPRQSLVRWTDEEFNAVSAKADKAGLAIAAFMRAAALGDPGPRAQRRPPADHKALRQILGQLGRIGNNLNQIARALNAGEQIYLPELKDALRAYIAIRDVIFKALGKKPGPDP comes from the coding sequence ATGGCAGGCAGCGACAAAAGGCGGCGTCCCCGCCAGTCCCTCGTCAGATGGACCGACGAGGAATTTAATGCCGTCTCCGCCAAGGCCGATAAAGCCGGCCTCGCTATTGCCGCCTTCATGCGCGCCGCAGCCTTGGGCGACCCCGGCCCCCGCGCCCAGCGCCGTCCGCCCGCAGACCATAAGGCCCTGCGCCAGATACTGGGTCAGCTCGGACGGATCGGAAACAACCTTAACCAGATCGCCCGTGCCCTCAACGCCGGGGAGCAAATCTACCTCCCGGAACTGAAAGACGCCCTCCGTGCCTACATCGCCATCCGCGATGTTATTTTCAAGGCGCTCGGCAAGAAACCAGGTCCCGACCCATGA
- a CDS encoding relaxase/mobilization nuclease domain-containing protein has translation MIIKGGSRAGPEQLAKHLQRRDTNEMVDILELQSPAPNLDEALRDWQTLSEGTRGQKGLYHVNIDPAEGYVMSLEQWERCVEVLETELGFEGQPRAVVMHQKHSRQHLHVVWARTDIDTMTLRSDSMNYPAHERASKAMELEFGHEPVPGKHAKRDREKQPEFPNAAVNHAEWQQAQRTGINPAERKDQITALKQASDSPQAFMRALEEQGYILAKGERRDFVLVDAAGEIYSLARQIHGMKAAELRAYMKGLDPEILPTAEQAAQLQQQMQDQRKQVAEKQVEPAPPESDQPEPAQPAEQTKGLSPEEIQAIQKAVADRQAREARDMRQRQENEYNHTRDVLDAEMAESIGHFEARQEAERARFARENAPVAGVDRAIDRFQRRWNPELVQERDAERERRQQEMENRLTKEHADYAAQLKQTRDLDLENLAERHAQQLRDHAQQTAEDLARYIREQETARRLRAEIKERTMDGPEWPPPLTR, from the coding sequence ATGATTATCAAGGGGGGCAGCCGAGCCGGACCGGAACAACTCGCAAAGCACCTTCAGCGGCGCGACACCAACGAGATGGTCGATATTCTCGAACTCCAGTCCCCGGCTCCCAATCTTGACGAGGCCTTGCGGGACTGGCAGACCCTGTCCGAGGGCACGCGCGGCCAGAAGGGTCTATATCACGTCAACATCGACCCGGCCGAAGGGTACGTCATGTCCCTGGAGCAGTGGGAGCGCTGCGTCGAGGTACTGGAAACGGAACTGGGTTTCGAGGGTCAGCCCCGCGCCGTCGTCATGCACCAGAAGCATAGCCGCCAGCACCTTCACGTCGTCTGGGCGCGGACCGACATCGACACGATGACGCTTCGGTCGGACAGCATGAATTATCCGGCTCATGAACGCGCCAGCAAGGCCATGGAACTTGAATTCGGCCACGAGCCGGTGCCCGGCAAGCACGCGAAACGGGACCGCGAAAAGCAGCCGGAATTCCCCAATGCCGCCGTCAATCATGCCGAATGGCAGCAGGCCCAGCGAACCGGCATCAACCCCGCTGAACGCAAAGACCAGATCACCGCCCTCAAACAGGCCTCCGACAGCCCGCAAGCCTTCATGCGGGCCCTTGAAGAGCAGGGCTACATTCTCGCCAAGGGCGAGCGGCGCGATTTCGTCCTGGTCGATGCGGCTGGGGAGATCTACAGCCTGGCCCGCCAGATTCACGGAATGAAGGCCGCCGAACTCCGCGCGTACATGAAGGGCCTTGACCCTGAAATCCTCCCTACTGCCGAACAGGCAGCACAGCTCCAGCAGCAAATGCAAGACCAGAGAAAGCAAGTGGCAGAAAAGCAGGTCGAACCTGCTCCGCCCGAATCCGATCAACCCGAACCGGCACAACCCGCCGAACAAACAAAGGGTCTCTCTCCGGAGGAAATTCAGGCTATTCAAAAGGCCGTCGCCGACCGCCAAGCCCGCGAGGCGAGAGACATGCGCCAGCGTCAGGAGAACGAATACAACCACACCCGCGACGTCCTCGACGCCGAAATGGCCGAAAGTATCGGGCATTTTGAAGCCCGGCAGGAGGCGGAGCGCGCCCGCTTCGCGCGGGAGAACGCACCGGTCGCCGGTGTTGACCGCGCTATCGACAGATTCCAGCGACGGTGGAATCCAGAGCTTGTCCAGGAACGCGACGCGGAGCGCGAACGCCGCCAGCAGGAGATGGAGAACCGGCTAACGAAAGAGCACGCGGACTATGCCGCGCAACTGAAGCAGACAAGGGACCTCGACCTTGAAAACCTTGCAGAGCGGCACGCGCAGCAACTCCGCGACCATGCGCAACAAACCGCAGAGGACCTCGCCCGCTACATCCGCGAGCAGGAAACCGCCCGCCGTCTCCGCGCCGAGATCAAGGAACGTACCATGGACGGCCCTGAATGGCCGCCGCCGCTCACACGATAA